One Cannabis sativa cultivar Pink pepper isolate KNU-18-1 unplaced genomic scaffold, ASM2916894v1 Contig4, whole genome shotgun sequence DNA segment encodes these proteins:
- the LOC115701358 gene encoding NAC domain-containing protein 2 isoform X2 encodes MATSCTDKAEFGENEWYFFSPRDRKYPNGVRPNRATISGYWKATGTDKAIYSGSKYVGVKKALVFYKGKPPKGIKTDWIMHEYRLTDSRRQITKHVGSMRLDDWVLCRIYKKRNVNKALDPKVEDLSPHIDVTTVANEAINEDNETLKFPRTYSLAQLLDLDYLGPISQLLNDNPFNSAHDFLLNNTLTNPGTGFVQKFEFGEEIPYQNADSGRFQVAQTSTPFTPGYDMYCSDR; translated from the exons ATGGCAACTTCCTG CACAGACAAGGCAGAGTTTGGAGAAAATGAATGGTACTTTTTTAGCCCACGAGATAGGAAGTACCCAAATGGAGTTAGGCCCAATAGAGCAACTATATCAGGTTATTGGAAAGCCACAGGTACAGACAAGGCTATCTATAGTGGATCCAAGTATGTTGGAGTGAAGAAAGCTCTTGTTTTTTATAAGGGTAAGCCACCAAAGGGTATTAAAACAGACTGGATTATGCATGAGTATCGCTTAACCGATTCACGTAGACAAATCACCAAACACGTTGGATCCATGAGA ctCGATGATTGGGTCTTATGCAGGATATACAAGAAGAGAAATGTGAACAAAGCTCTAGACCCAAAAGTGGAAGATTTAAGTCCCCATATCGATGTGACAACAGTTGCCAATGAGGCTATTAATGAGGATAATGAAACCTTGAAATTCCCAAGGACTTATTCCCTGGCACAACTATTGGATCTGGACTACTTGGGCCCAATTTCTCAACTTTTGAATGACAATCCATTCAACTCCGCCCATGATTTTCTTCTCAACAACACCTTAACAAACCCAGGAACTGGTTTTGTTCAAAAATTCGAGTTTGGTGAGGAAATACCATACCAAAACGCTGACTCAGGGAGGTTTCAAGTCGCTCAGACCAGCACACCCTTTACCCCAGGATATGATATGTACTGTTCGGACCGTTAA
- the LOC115701358 gene encoding NAC domain-containing protein 2 isoform X1, whose amino-acid sequence MEAKTGSGLPPGFRFHPTDEELIVYYLKNQATSRPCPVSIIPEVDIYKFDPWQLPDKAEFGENEWYFFSPRDRKYPNGVRPNRATISGYWKATGTDKAIYSGSKYVGVKKALVFYKGKPPKGIKTDWIMHEYRLTDSRRQITKHVGSMRLDDWVLCRIYKKRNVNKALDPKVEDLSPHIDVTTVANEAINEDNETLKFPRTYSLAQLLDLDYLGPISQLLNDNPFNSAHDFLLNNTLTNPGTGFVQKFEFGEEIPYQNADSGRFQVAQTSTPFTPGYDMYCSDR is encoded by the exons ATGGAGGCCAAAACTGGTTCTGGGCTTCCTCCTGGTTTTAGATTTCACCCAACAGATGAAGAGTTAATCGTTTATTACCTCAAAAACCAAGCCACCTCAAGGCCATGCCCTGTTTCAATAATCCCAGAAGTTGATATCTACAAATTTGATCCATGGCAACTTCCTG ACAAGGCAGAGTTTGGAGAAAATGAATGGTACTTTTTTAGCCCACGAGATAGGAAGTACCCAAATGGAGTTAGGCCCAATAGAGCAACTATATCAGGTTATTGGAAAGCCACAGGTACAGACAAGGCTATCTATAGTGGATCCAAGTATGTTGGAGTGAAGAAAGCTCTTGTTTTTTATAAGGGTAAGCCACCAAAGGGTATTAAAACAGACTGGATTATGCATGAGTATCGCTTAACCGATTCACGTAGACAAATCACCAAACACGTTGGATCCATGAGA ctCGATGATTGGGTCTTATGCAGGATATACAAGAAGAGAAATGTGAACAAAGCTCTAGACCCAAAAGTGGAAGATTTAAGTCCCCATATCGATGTGACAACAGTTGCCAATGAGGCTATTAATGAGGATAATGAAACCTTGAAATTCCCAAGGACTTATTCCCTGGCACAACTATTGGATCTGGACTACTTGGGCCCAATTTCTCAACTTTTGAATGACAATCCATTCAACTCCGCCCATGATTTTCTTCTCAACAACACCTTAACAAACCCAGGAACTGGTTTTGTTCAAAAATTCGAGTTTGGTGAGGAAATACCATACCAAAACGCTGACTCAGGGAGGTTTCAAGTCGCTCAGACCAGCACACCCTTTACCCCAGGATATGATATGTACTGTTCGGACCGTTAA